A stretch of Anas acuta chromosome 3, bAnaAcu1.1, whole genome shotgun sequence DNA encodes these proteins:
- the ZBTB2 gene encoding zinc finger and BTB domain-containing protein 2, translating to MDLANHGLILLQQLNAQREFGFLCDCTVAIGDVYFKAHKSVLASFSNYFKMLFVHQTSECVRLKATDIQPDIFSYLLHLMYTGKMAPQLIDPVRLEQGIKFLHAYPLIQEASLASQGTFSHPDQVFPLASSLYGIQIADHQIRHPTKVTSATDKLGREPRPQTSRMTQEQVSEGSQLSQLATTMPQVTRTNMTTSDPLPSSLSPELVSAAGNNSPAGEEANMEASSSDEQPSSLTIAHVKPSIMKRNGSFPKYYACHLCGRRFNLRSSLREHLQIHTGVPFTSSQQGESNISLSLCNNTAEKDAMEVPEAGMISDSELQQISDSPIIDGQQQSETPPPSDIADIDNLEQADQEREVKRRKYECSICGRKFIQKSHWREHMYIHTGKPFKCSTCDKSFCRANQAARHVCLNQSMDTYTMVDKQTLELCTFEEGSQMDNMLVQTNKPYKCNLCDKTFSTPNEVVKHSCQNQNSVFTLEEDRSILLGAGDTEATETENSVLASIKKEQEAVLLD from the exons TTGCTTCTTTCTCCAACTACTTCAAGATGCTCTTTGTTCACCAGACCAG TGAATGTGTCCGTTTGAAAGCGACTGACATACAGCCAGATATCTTCAGTTATCTCTTGCATCTGATGTACACCGGGAAGATGGCACCGCAACTCATTGACCCAGTTCGACTAGAACAGGGAATAAAGTTTCTGCATGCGTATCCACTCATTCAGGAGGCCAGCCTTGCAAGTCAGGGAACTTTTTCTCACCCGGATCAAGTTTTTCCATTAGCATCTTCATTATATGGCATTCAGATTGCAGATCACCAGATAAGACATCCCACTAAAGTTACATCAGCAACTGACAAACTCGGGCGAGAACCAAGGCCACAGACTTCACGGATGACCCAAGAGCAGGTTTCGGAAGGCTCGCAGCTCTCGCAGTTAGCTACAACTATGCCACAAGTGACCCGGACAAATATGACCACTTCTGACCCCTTGCCATCATCTTTATCTCCGGAATTGGTATCTGCTGCCGGTAATAATTCACCTGCGGGAGAAGAGGCCAACATGGAAGCATCTTCTTCGGATGAACAGCCTTCTTCGCTCACAATAGCACACGTCAAGCCAAGCATTATGAAAAGGAACGGGAGCTTCCCAAAATACTATGCCTGCCACCTCTGCGGTCGACGGTTCAACTTGCGCAGTAGTTTGCGAGAGCACCTGCAGATCCACACAGGAGTTCCCTTCACGTCGAGCCAGCAGGGAGAAAGCAatatttctttgtctctctGTAACAACACGGCTGAAAAAGATGCCATGGAAGTGCCTGAAGCCGGGATGATTAGTGACAGTGAGCTGCAGCAGATCTCAGACTCTCCAATAATTGATGGGCAGCAGCAATCAGAGACACCGCCTCCCTCAGATATTGCAGACATAGACAACTTGGAGCAGGCAGATCAAGAGAGGGAAGTAAAAAGACGGAAATACGAGTGTTCCATCTGTGGGCGCAAATTTATTCAGAAAAGCCACTGGAGGGAGCACATGTACATACACACTGGCAAACCCTTCAAGTGCAGCACTTGTGACAAAAGCTTTTGTAGGGCTAACCAGGCTGCCAGACACGTGTGCCTAAACCAGAGCATGGACACGTACACGATGGTGGACAAACAGACTCTGGAACTCTGTACTTTTGAGGAAGGCAGTCAAATGGACAACATGCTAGTACAGACCAACAAGCCCTACAAATGTAACTTGTgtgacaaaacattttcaactCCCAATGAAGTAGTCAAACATTCGTGCCAAAATCAAAACTCTGTCTTTACGCTAGAAGAAGATCGCTCCATTCTGCTAGGTGCTGGGGACACAGAAGCCAcagagactgaaaactcagtGTTAGCCTCCATCAAAAAGGAGCAGGAAGCAGTGTTGTTAGACTGA